The Amycolatopsis endophytica genome includes the window CTCCGGAATGACCAGGGGTTTTCGAGTCCGGCCCAGCTCGGGTGTTCTGGCGCGCCGCTTCCTACAGGCCCGCGAGGTCGTGGAACTCGCCGTCGCGGGCGCCTGCCACGAAAGCGTCCCATTCGGACGGTGTGAAGACCAGGATGGTGCCGTCCGGGTCGTCCGCCCTGCGCAGTGCGGTGTAGACGAGTTTGTCCACGTGCTCGATGTGCGCGAACTCCAGCTCACCGCC containing:
- a CDS encoding DUF397 domain-containing protein — its product is MDEKAGVRGELDLGGARWQPTGGELEFAHIEHVDKLVYTALRRADDPDGTILVFTPSEWDAFVAGARDGEFHDLAGL